One window of Methanobacterium alkalithermotolerans genomic DNA carries:
- a CDS encoding class II glutamine amidotransferase, with product MCGIAGVVYKDKKLHPVGSDMTKMLDALQHRGPDSAGFSIYGGLGLEDNEYLLNIEIKEKPGLLDSVKELVKVVSPIKSEEIIPSVENFIIYRCKISLKSFSQLKPLIMDIDKIKDVVVLNGSHSFEMIKDVGYVLDIAERYDTWSKMGTHAIGHTRFSTESIVDRYHAHPFQSYIIPDITVVHNGQITNYWNIRDPLERKGHIFETNNDTECIVHYVADKLSMGYSLEETLEQSVKDMDGPYSYVVGTPNGVGIAKDQLGLRPGVMAETDDVFAIASEEVSLREVMDTTYVEQISPGEVRVYEI from the coding sequence GTGTGTGGAATAGCTGGAGTAGTATATAAAGATAAAAAACTCCATCCTGTAGGAAGCGACATGACCAAAATGCTCGATGCCCTGCAACACCGGGGACCAGATTCTGCTGGTTTTTCAATATATGGTGGGCTAGGATTGGAAGATAATGAATATCTGCTAAACATTGAAATTAAAGAAAAGCCAGGGCTCTTGGATTCTGTTAAAGAATTAGTTAAAGTAGTTAGCCCTATTAAAAGTGAAGAGATTATTCCCTCTGTTGAAAATTTCATTATTTATCGTTGTAAGATATCTCTAAAATCATTTTCACAACTAAAACCATTGATTATGGATATTGACAAGATAAAAGATGTTGTGGTTTTGAATGGGAGTCATTCCTTTGAAATGATTAAGGATGTAGGATATGTTCTGGATATTGCCGAAAGATATGATACCTGGTCTAAAATGGGAACTCATGCCATAGGACACACCCGTTTTTCCACTGAAAGTATTGTGGATCGTTATCACGCCCACCCTTTCCAGAGTTATATAATACCAGATATTACCGTGGTCCACAATGGGCAGATAACCAATTACTGGAATATAAGGGATCCTCTGGAAAGAAAAGGCCATATTTTTGAAACCAATAATGATACCGAATGTATAGTTCACTATGTTGCCGATAAACTATCCATGGGATATTCTTTAGAGGAAACCCTGGAGCAGTCAGTAAAAGATATGGATGGACCCTATTCATATGTGGTGGGAACTCCTAATGGAGTAGGAATAGCTAAAGATCAATTAGGATTAAGACCAGGAGTTATGGCGGAAACTGATGATGTTTTTGCCATAGCATCAGAAGAGGTTTCCCTGCGAGAGGTCATGGATACTACTTATGTGGAACAGATATCCCCCGGGGAAGTCAGGGTCTATGAAATATAA
- a CDS encoding GltB/FmdC/FwdC-like GXGXG domain-containing protein has translation MREIEIDAESKTPREINRDLKTLAKEYDRIIIKNPNAKHYLSAGLITPVEVIIDGSAGYFAGTMIDQASIKIKGNAGWFAGDNMTQGELIIEGSSGDGVGQGIYGGTVVVRRDAGSRTGEIMKNGTIIIGGSSGFMSGIFMMGGRIIVLGDIAEDAGESIIRGAIYVLGEIKSLGKNAKVVEISKEDKKDLKELLPAYDFHLEDSKYNEFKKIVPRSKRPFYGQESEEG, from the coding sequence ATGCGGGAAATAGAAATTGATGCTGAATCCAAAACCCCACGAGAAATAAACCGCGATTTAAAGACCCTGGCCAAGGAATATGATCGTATAATAATTAAAAATCCCAATGCCAAACACTATCTATCAGCCGGGCTTATCACTCCGGTGGAAGTTATTATAGATGGATCAGCAGGTTATTTTGCAGGGACCATGATTGATCAGGCCAGTATAAAAATTAAGGGAAACGCCGGTTGGTTTGCAGGAGATAATATGACCCAGGGAGAGTTAATAATAGAAGGTTCTTCTGGAGACGGAGTGGGTCAGGGAATCTATGGAGGTACGGTTGTAGTTAGAAGAGATGCCGGATCCAGAACTGGCGAGATAATGAAAAACGGGACCATTATCATCGGCGGTAGCTCTGGTTTTATGAGTGGTATCTTCATGATGGGAGGACGTATAATAGTTTTAGGAGATATAGCAGAAGATGCAGGAGAATCAATCATCAGAGGGGCTATTTACGTTCTGGGAGAAATTAAAAGTCTGGGAAAAAACGCCAAAGTAGTGGAAATCAGCAAAGAAGATAAAAAAGACTTGAAAGAACTCCTGCCTGCATATGATTTCCATTTAGAAGATTCCAAATATAATGAATTTAAAAAGATAGTTCCCAGAAGCAAAAGGCCATTCTATGGTCAGGAATCGGAGGAAGGATAA
- the pdxT gene encoding pyridoxal 5'-phosphate synthase glutaminase subunit PdxT, protein MLTIGILDLQGNVSEHFEITTKALKNFENDSRVIKVRNSAEASCCDGIIISGGESTVIGKLLEKTGINNIIINEKIPVFGTCAGMVLSASKTDYEQPLLNLIDMEVKRNAFGRQKESFEKEIDILGYKFNGIFIRAPAVDQVGEDVHILSRLEDKIIGVKQGNNIAISFHPELTEDTRLHEYFIKEVLKCVE, encoded by the coding sequence ATGTTAACCATAGGCATTTTAGATTTACAGGGAAATGTTAGTGAACATTTTGAAATTACCACCAAAGCATTAAAAAATTTTGAAAATGATTCGCGTGTTATTAAAGTCAGAAACTCCGCAGAAGCTTCTTGTTGTGATGGTATAATAATTTCAGGTGGAGAAAGTACAGTAATAGGAAAATTACTGGAAAAAACCGGGATTAATAATATAATAATAAATGAAAAAATACCTGTTTTTGGAACTTGTGCGGGTATGGTACTATCAGCTTCAAAAACAGATTATGAACAACCCCTCTTGAATTTAATTGATATGGAAGTAAAAAGAAATGCCTTTGGAAGGCAAAAAGAGTCCTTTGAAAAAGAAATTGATATATTAGGATATAAATTTAATGGAATCTTCATTAGAGCGCCTGCAGTGGATCAGGTGGGTGAAGATGTTCATATACTGTCCCGTTTGGAAGATAAAATAATAGGTGTTAAGCAAGGAAATAACATAGCCATTTCATTTCATCCCGAGCTTACAGAAGACACCAGGTTACATGAGTACTTTATAAAGGAGGTATTGAAGTGTGTGGAATAG
- a CDS encoding Coenzyme F420 hydrogenase/dehydrogenase, beta subunit C-terminal domain: MSNNSVKQESAEKVAMVGTPCQITASTLMNEYSDYTGKHNVDLKIGLFCMENFSYNYLKELLKEYEIDLKDVKECRIEKGFMWFYLAENQVFKISLDEAKRCIRKSCEICMDFTSEKSDISVGSVGSPEGWSTIIIRSEKGRNLVDNAEKKGYIKTKPVTDKGLKLMERLAFEKKSENLSEIKKRENVSRPVLYWRVMPSENYLDEVSDSQFIDLKGDVIDIGGCVLCGACLLACPEDIVKIKDRKPEISGECPPGCNACYVACPRTYVPENISSRGEKSPFGDYIKIISAKASIIHGQDGGVVTALLSYALADKVVDEALVVDKNIEEPWKPEAKLTRNVEDVVKAAGTKYSACPIFKAMKKIE, from the coding sequence ATGAGTAATAATTCTGTTAAACAAGAAAGTGCCGAAAAAGTAGCCATGGTAGGCACTCCCTGCCAGATTACTGCCTCCACACTAATGAATGAATATTCTGATTATACAGGTAAGCATAATGTGGATCTTAAGATAGGTCTTTTCTGTATGGAAAATTTCTCATATAATTACCTGAAAGAGCTTTTAAAAGAATATGAAATTGACCTTAAAGATGTTAAGGAGTGCCGTATTGAAAAAGGATTTATGTGGTTTTACTTAGCAGAAAACCAGGTATTTAAAATTTCATTAGATGAAGCTAAGCGATGTATCAGAAAAAGCTGTGAAATTTGTATGGACTTTACTTCAGAAAAATCTGATATCTCAGTGGGTTCTGTTGGATCACCAGAGGGCTGGTCCACCATTATAATACGAAGCGAAAAAGGAAGAAATCTGGTGGATAATGCTGAAAAAAAGGGCTACATAAAAACCAAACCTGTGACTGATAAAGGTTTAAAACTAATGGAAAGATTGGCCTTTGAGAAAAAGTCTGAAAATTTATCTGAAATTAAGAAAAGAGAAAATGTAAGTAGGCCAGTGCTATACTGGAGAGTTATGCCCTCTGAAAATTACTTAGATGAAGTATCTGATAGCCAATTTATAGATCTAAAAGGTGATGTGATAGATATAGGAGGATGTGTACTTTGTGGGGCTTGTTTATTAGCCTGTCCTGAAGATATCGTAAAAATCAAGGATAGGAAACCAGAAATTAGTGGTGAGTGTCCTCCAGGATGCAATGCCTGTTATGTGGCATGCCCCCGTACTTATGTCCCTGAAAATATATCATCTCGCGGGGAAAAATCCCCTTTTGGAGATTATATCAAAATAATATCTGCAAAGGCTTCCATAATCCATGGTCAGGACGGAGGAGTTGTCACCGCTTTATTGAGCTATGCTCTGGCAGATAAAGTAGTTGATGAAGCATTAGTGGTGGATAAAAATATTGAAGAACCCTGGAAGCCTGAAGCAAAACTCACCAGAAATGTAGAAGATGTGGTAAAAGCAGCAGGAACCAAATATTCTGCCTGTCCCATATTTAAAGCCATGAAAAAAATAGAATAG
- a CDS encoding tetratricopeptide repeat protein, which translates to MDSFRGKKGALRNYQKKLYEYQEHEAETLIDIAVIYLEDDQFEKALQNLQEALKTYEKLNYLEGEAYTYDLIGDTYLTTRNTKKALENYQKALKIYAEIDSDLESEMEEKIREVKQIETALNTDKEVTGSLVPEDFIDELEEKENTSIESLNNKPDSDDENLIHPKKDLNFDLKKLASEIEEIILLLDQSELYSLYYNDPHSHEMLQEALKSAEIIEDWDGQGIIHLMMGENYLKLENSFDSLKQFQSALKIFENHSNKKGEAISLLLIGALYYIFDKKDEMYMFFRNSLNILHKHNFKKEENQAIKFIEMLSN; encoded by the coding sequence ATGGATTCTTTTCGTGGTAAAAAAGGAGCTTTGAGAAATTATCAGAAAAAATTATATGAATATCAGGAACATGAAGCAGAGACCCTGATAGATATCGCAGTAATATATTTAGAAGATGATCAATTCGAAAAAGCACTTCAAAACCTTCAGGAAGCACTTAAAACATATGAAAAATTAAATTACCTCGAAGGAGAAGCTTACACATATGATCTTATTGGGGACACATACCTGACCACCAGAAATACCAAAAAAGCCCTGGAAAACTACCAGAAGGCCTTAAAAATATATGCAGAGATTGATTCTGACCTGGAAAGTGAGATGGAAGAAAAGATTCGGGAAGTCAAACAAATAGAAACTGCTTTAAATACAGATAAAGAAGTAACTGGATCTTTAGTTCCTGAAGATTTTATAGATGAACTGGAAGAAAAGGAAAATACATCTATTGAGTCTTTAAACAATAAACCTGATTCTGATGATGAAAATTTGATTCACCCCAAAAAAGATTTAAATTTTGACTTGAAAAAGCTAGCATCTGAAATAGAAGAAATTATATTACTTCTCGATCAGTCTGAATTGTATTCACTTTATTACAATGATCCTCATAGTCATGAAATGCTTCAGGAAGCTTTAAAAAGTGCTGAAATTATTGAAGATTGGGATGGTCAGGGTATAATTCATTTGATGATGGGTGAAAACTATTTGAAGCTGGAAAATAGCTTTGATTCTTTAAAGCAGTTCCAGAGTGCTTTGAAGATATTTGAAAACCATAGCAATAAAAAAGGCGAGGCCATCTCCTTATTACTTATTGGTGCTCTTTACTACATTTTTGATAAAAAAGATGAGATGTACATGTTTTTTAGAAATTCACTGAATATTTTACATAAACATAATTTTAAAAAAGAAGAAAACCAGGCCATAAAATTTATTGAAATGTTGTCAAATTAA
- a CDS encoding HEAT repeat domain-containing protein: protein MEKEENVARLIESLKEDDEHVRVQVLELLEEIGSPAVEQLIEALSSGEKNIRIGSAKALGEIKDPRAITPLIETLKDDNKWVRREASGALSKMGESAVDPLLGILDDADWKVRGAAAWALGSIGDKRAVEPLIDALNDESGFVRGGAAWALGSIGDKRAIEPLKKALDDKSGYVKKVAAEKLKNLE from the coding sequence ATGGAAAAAGAAGAAAATGTAGCACGATTAATTGAATCACTTAAAGAAGATGATGAGCATGTAAGAGTGCAAGTTTTAGAGCTTTTAGAAGAAATAGGTTCTCCAGCAGTGGAACAATTAATTGAAGCTCTTTCCAGTGGAGAAAAAAATATTAGAATTGGTTCTGCAAAAGCTTTAGGGGAAATAAAAGATCCTCGAGCTATAACTCCCTTAATTGAAACCTTAAAAGATGATAACAAGTGGGTAAGAAGAGAAGCTTCAGGTGCACTTTCTAAAATGGGTGAAAGTGCTGTTGATCCTCTATTAGGAATACTTGATGATGCCGACTGGAAAGTTAGAGGTGCAGCTGCCTGGGCCTTAGGAAGTATTGGGGATAAAAGAGCAGTGGAACCACTTATAGATGCTTTAAATGATGAAAGCGGTTTTGTTAGAGGGGGAGCAGCCTGGGCCTTAGGAAGTATTGGGGATAAAAGAGCAATAGAACCCTTGAAAAAAGCTTTAGATGATAAAAGTGGGTATGTGAAAAAAGTGGCAGCAGAAAAATTAAAAAATTTAGAATAA
- a CDS encoding malate dehydrogenase: MKVSIIGSTGRVGRAAAFCLAEEQSVMELYLHARKSSLEQNKGEILDINDALAAKGVRVKINTSSNLENLKDSHVVVITAGIPRTPDMERMELGKENARIIAEYSLKIAKYAPDSIILVVSNPVDVMTYVALKYSGFDKRKVLGLGNHLDSLRLKNYMARHFDVHVSEIHTRVIGQHGPYMVPLLSSTSIGGIPIEYYSAHDYFTDYKSFDLKHTIENVINAGSYIISKKGATEYGPAFAIANIVNTILNDENQILTVSTLVEDLAEGVDEVCLGVPVKLGYNGIEGVVPVQMDQNEKQAFIDAAKFIHESTKDIMIDLENNFPI; the protein is encoded by the coding sequence TTGAAGGTCAGTATCATAGGATCAACTGGAAGAGTGGGCAGGGCAGCGGCGTTTTGTTTGGCTGAAGAGCAGTCTGTTATGGAGTTATATCTCCATGCCCGAAAGAGTAGTTTAGAGCAGAATAAAGGAGAAATTTTAGATATAAATGATGCTCTTGCTGCTAAAGGTGTTCGAGTAAAAATTAATACCTCCTCTAATCTGGAGAATCTTAAAGATTCCCATGTGGTGGTCATTACCGCCGGTATTCCCCGTACCCCTGATATGGAGCGTATGGAATTAGGAAAAGAAAATGCCAGAATAATAGCCGAATATTCTTTAAAAATAGCTAAATATGCTCCTGATTCAATAATTCTGGTGGTGAGTAATCCGGTTGATGTAATGACTTATGTGGCATTAAAATATTCTGGCTTTGATAAGAGAAAAGTTTTAGGATTGGGTAATCATTTAGACTCCCTGCGATTAAAAAATTACATGGCCCGGCATTTTGATGTACATGTAAGTGAAATTCACACCAGAGTCATTGGTCAGCACGGACCTTACATGGTTCCCTTACTGAGTTCCACATCCATTGGAGGAATCCCTATTGAATACTATTCTGCCCATGATTATTTCACAGATTACAAATCATTTGACCTGAAACACACCATTGAAAATGTAATAAATGCAGGAAGTTATATTATCAGTAAAAAAGGTGCCACGGAGTATGGACCTGCTTTTGCCATAGCTAATATAGTCAATACCATATTAAACGACGAAAATCAGATACTTACTGTTTCCACGCTGGTAGAAGATCTCGCTGAAGGTGTTGATGAAGTATGTTTAGGGGTTCCAGTTAAATTAGGTTACAATGGTATTGAAGGAGTAGTACCTGTTCAAATGGATCAAAATGAAAAACAAGCATTTATTGATGCTGCTAAATTCATTCATGAGTCAACTAAGGATATAATGATAGATCTTGAGAATAATTTCCCTATTTAA
- a CDS encoding MFS transporter: protein MQKISLKDYVLIISALASFLTPFMSSAVNVALPAMVNQFQIDVIMQNWIPASYLLSAAIFAVPFGRISEIYGMKKVFTWGMIIFTISSFLSAIAPSAMELIIFRIVQGVGSAMIFVTSLALISEAFPPEERGKAIGITIAVVYAGLSLGPVLGGILTRNFGWPSIFLITIPIGILTIIMVLGKVKVEWANQKGKKFDVVGSVLYSLALFMLMYGFSTLPNLNGIGLIIMGIVLMVGFVKWELYHPSPIFNMKLFKNFTFAFSSLAALINYSATFAVALLLSLFLQYIKGLDAQTTGLILVAQPGVMAIVAPLAGRLSDKKDPQLLAAIGMGITTTGLFALAFISENTGITFIILSLVILGLGFGLFSSPNTNAIMGSVQRKYYGIASATVSSMRLIGQSFSLGMVTLIFSFIIGRVQISPQFYPALLQSTQVAFILFSVLCFTGIFASLAKRNRKKAEY from the coding sequence ATGCAAAAAATTTCATTAAAAGATTACGTGCTCATTATATCAGCATTAGCATCATTTTTAACCCCTTTCATGAGCTCTGCGGTAAATGTTGCCCTGCCAGCCATGGTTAACCAGTTTCAAATAGATGTTATCATGCAAAATTGGATACCTGCATCTTATTTGCTATCAGCTGCCATTTTCGCGGTGCCCTTTGGCCGTATTTCTGAAATTTATGGTATGAAGAAAGTATTCACATGGGGAATGATTATTTTTACCATTTCCTCATTTTTATCTGCTATTGCTCCTTCGGCTATGGAATTGATAATATTCCGGATTGTGCAGGGAGTGGGCTCAGCCATGATATTTGTAACTTCTCTGGCACTTATTAGTGAAGCTTTCCCTCCTGAAGAACGTGGAAAAGCGATAGGTATTACAATAGCAGTAGTATATGCAGGTCTATCTCTGGGACCTGTTTTAGGTGGAATATTAACCCGAAATTTTGGTTGGCCCAGTATCTTCCTGATAACTATTCCCATAGGTATTTTAACTATTATCATGGTTCTGGGGAAAGTTAAAGTAGAATGGGCCAATCAAAAAGGGAAAAAATTCGATGTGGTGGGCTCAGTACTATATAGCCTTGCCCTGTTTATGTTAATGTATGGTTTTTCCACATTACCGAATTTAAACGGAATAGGATTAATTATAATGGGAATTGTACTTATGGTTGGTTTTGTAAAATGGGAACTTTACCATCCCAGCCCCATTTTCAATATGAAATTATTTAAAAATTTTACATTTGCCTTTTCAAGTCTTGCGGCCTTAATCAATTATTCTGCCACCTTTGCCGTTGCTTTACTTTTGAGTTTATTTTTACAATATATCAAAGGTTTAGATGCCCAGACAACTGGTTTAATACTGGTTGCCCAACCGGGAGTAATGGCCATAGTAGCCCCCTTAGCAGGAAGACTTTCTGATAAAAAAGATCCACAATTACTGGCCGCTATAGGGATGGGCATAACTACCACCGGACTTTTTGCCCTGGCTTTTATTTCAGAAAATACAGGTATTACATTTATAATTTTGTCCCTGGTAATACTGGGTCTTGGTTTTGGGTTGTTCTCTTCACCTAATACCAATGCCATAATGGGATCAGTGCAGCGTAAATATTACGGAATAGCATCTGCCACCGTTAGTTCCATGCGTTTGATTGGCCAGTCTTTCTCTTTGGGCATGGTTACCCTTATATTTTCATTTATAATAGGCCGGGTGCAGATTTCCCCACAATTTTATCCCGCTCTATTGCAAAGTACCCAGGTGGCATTTATATTATTCAGCGTGCTATGTTTTACTGGAATATTTGCATCCCTGGCTAAAAGAAACAGAAAAAAAGCAGAATATTGA
- the aksF gene encoding homoisocitrate dehydrogenase encodes MIKITIIPGDGIGKEVMNAATHVLDSLELNLDYIYASAGYECFQKTGSTIPDETIKLTKKTSATLFGAVTTVPGHKSAIISLRKELDLYANIRPVKSYPGINSLFKDLDFVIIRENSEGLYSGLEDYTREGAVARRVITRRASERISRFAFDYAKKTGRKKVTAVHKANVLKKTDGVFKDSFYKVGEEYPDLEKEDFYVDATAMYFLTKPQIFDVLVTTNLFGDILSDEGAGLVGGLGLIPSANIGDKQGLFEPVHGSAPDIEGKGIANPVAMLLSTSMMLKYLKMEYEAENLEKAISAVLKNGKVVTPDLGGNYSTMDMAREVSKQIKIQNHS; translated from the coding sequence ATGATAAAAATCACGATTATACCTGGTGATGGAATTGGTAAAGAAGTCATGAATGCTGCTACTCATGTTTTAGATAGTTTAGAGTTAAACCTGGACTATATATATGCATCTGCAGGTTATGAATGTTTTCAAAAAACTGGTTCCACCATACCGGATGAAACCATCAAACTAACAAAAAAAACGAGCGCCACTCTTTTTGGGGCTGTTACGACTGTTCCAGGTCATAAAAGCGCCATAATCTCCCTAAGAAAAGAGCTGGATTTGTATGCTAATATTCGTCCTGTTAAATCCTATCCTGGTATAAACTCTCTTTTTAAGGATTTAGATTTTGTAATTATACGGGAAAATAGTGAAGGTCTCTATTCCGGTTTAGAAGATTACACCCGGGAGGGTGCTGTGGCCCGGAGGGTTATTACTCGTCGGGCTTCAGAGAGGATATCCCGGTTTGCCTTTGATTATGCTAAAAAAACCGGGCGAAAAAAAGTAACCGCGGTACACAAAGCCAATGTTCTTAAAAAAACAGACGGTGTATTCAAAGATAGTTTCTACAAAGTAGGAGAAGAATACCCTGATTTGGAAAAAGAAGACTTCTATGTGGATGCCACCGCCATGTACTTTTTAACCAAACCACAAATATTCGACGTACTGGTTACCACCAACCTCTTTGGAGACATACTCTCAGATGAGGGAGCCGGACTGGTAGGAGGACTGGGACTAATACCATCAGCCAACATAGGAGACAAACAAGGACTATTCGAACCAGTACACGGATCAGCACCTGATATTGAGGGTAAAGGAATTGCAAACCCGGTAGCCATGCTATTATCAACATCAATGATGTTAAAATATTTAAAAATGGAATACGAAGCAGAAAATTTAGAAAAAGCAATCAGCGCTGTTTTAAAAAATGGTAAAGTAGTTACTCCTGATTTAGGAGGAAATTATTCCACCATGGATATGGCCCGGGAGGTGTCAAAACAAATTAAGATTCAAAACCACTCTTAA
- a CDS encoding glutamate synthase-related protein, with translation MPFKVERSSELCKRNFDRHGCCWYLCDNRDENQCKNCYSCYNNCPHEVYEIIGGEPYPVKHENCVGCRICEEMCPNDAIEVNAVPEDRRNVWSFSDLVEIQRKSNEGSYKVRGCGATRVIPTFDDLVIVPAQVSRPPIDKYREPCNTRVVLGKRYAENPLILDTPIMIAAMSFGALSKEAKIALAMGATLAGTATNTGEGGMLPEERQYASKLIAQYASGRFGVSADYLNNSEAIEIKIGQGAKSGMGGHLLGEKVTAEVSKIRMIPEGTDALSPARHMDIVGPEDLSMKISQLREISDWKVPIMVKFTSGRVSDDVKIAAKAGADIIVVDGMQGGTGAGPDVVTEHSGVPTIAAIVEADEALKQINLREDVSLVAAGGIRNGADVAKAMALGADAVYVATSALVSIGCRVCQKCYTGTCRKGIATQNPRLRRRLDYVEGGKKVARYIEAMNEELCMLTQQAGNTNVVNLEKDDLRSLSIEASALTGVKMAGMEAPVRY, from the coding sequence ATGCCTTTCAAAGTAGAAAGAAGTTCAGAACTTTGTAAGAGAAATTTTGACCGTCACGGTTGTTGCTGGTATTTATGTGATAATCGGGATGAAAATCAATGTAAAAACTGTTATTCCTGTTACAATAACTGTCCTCATGAAGTTTATGAAATTATTGGTGGGGAACCATACCCGGTGAAACATGAAAATTGTGTAGGATGTCGTATATGTGAAGAAATGTGTCCTAACGATGCAATAGAAGTTAATGCAGTTCCAGAAGATAGAAGAAACGTTTGGTCATTTTCAGATCTGGTTGAAATTCAAAGGAAATCCAATGAAGGATCATATAAGGTCAGGGGATGTGGAGCTACCCGGGTTATACCCACTTTTGACGACCTGGTAATAGTACCGGCCCAGGTATCCCGGCCACCTATTGATAAATATCGGGAACCATGCAATACCCGGGTGGTTTTAGGTAAGAGATATGCAGAAAATCCCCTGATACTGGACACCCCCATTATGATTGCTGCCATGTCATTTGGTGCTTTGAGTAAAGAAGCGAAAATAGCCCTGGCCATGGGTGCCACTCTGGCCGGGACTGCTACCAATACCGGAGAAGGAGGAATGCTTCCTGAAGAACGTCAATATGCTTCAAAACTTATTGCACAATATGCTTCAGGTCGTTTTGGAGTATCTGCTGATTATTTAAATAATTCAGAAGCCATAGAAATTAAAATCGGTCAGGGAGCCAAATCAGGTATGGGTGGTCACCTTTTAGGTGAAAAGGTAACAGCAGAGGTATCTAAAATTAGGATGATACCCGAAGGAACCGATGCCTTAAGTCCTGCCCGTCACATGGATATTGTAGGTCCAGAAGACCTGAGTATGAAAATTTCCCAGTTAAGGGAAATAAGTGACTGGAAAGTCCCTATTATGGTTAAATTCACCTCTGGAAGAGTAAGTGATGATGTTAAAATCGCTGCAAAAGCAGGGGCAGATATAATTGTAGTGGATGGTATGCAGGGAGGTACCGGTGCTGGACCAGATGTGGTTACCGAGCATTCAGGAGTTCCCACCATTGCCGCCATTGTAGAAGCTGATGAAGCCCTGAAACAAATCAATTTAAGAGAAGATGTAAGTTTAGTGGCAGCAGGAGGAATAAGAAATGGTGCTGATGTGGCAAAAGCCATGGCATTAGGTGCCGACGCAGTATATGTGGCTACCTCTGCTCTGGTATCCATTGGCTGCCGGGTTTGCCAGAAGTGTTACACCGGTACTTGTAGAAAAGGAATCGCAACCCAAAATCCCCGGCTACGTAGAAGGTTGGACTATGTGGAAGGTGGTAAGAAAGTGGCCCGTTACATCGAAGCCATGAACGAAGAGCTATGCATGCTCACCCAGCAGGCAGGTAATACCAATGTGGTAAACCTGGAAAAAGACGACCTTAGATCACTTAGTATTGAAGCCTCCGCTTTAACCGGTGTAAAAATGGCAGGAATGGAAGCTCCGGTCCGTTATTAG